One window from the genome of Micromonospora aurantiaca ATCC 27029 encodes:
- a CDS encoding LytR C-terminal domain-containing protein, producing the protein MRALVVVGLLAVVALVFVVVAVLKDSQGTAGTAAACPDGWPLVDLRLREQKDVKINVYNATDEAGRAGSVADDFRNRKFQVKKVGNETKAFDGVAELRFGPKAVGSAHLLRAYFLNEANQKFDPKRKDDVVDVVLGNQFQQLATTTEVNQSLGDLGAPQAPTGTCPMPIEK; encoded by the coding sequence GTGCGGGCACTCGTTGTCGTCGGACTGCTGGCGGTCGTCGCCCTGGTCTTCGTGGTCGTCGCCGTGCTGAAGGACAGTCAGGGCACAGCCGGTACGGCGGCCGCCTGCCCCGATGGCTGGCCGCTGGTCGACCTGCGCCTGCGGGAACAGAAGGACGTCAAGATCAACGTCTACAACGCCACCGACGAGGCCGGCCGGGCCGGCAGCGTCGCGGACGACTTCCGCAACCGCAAGTTCCAGGTCAAGAAGGTCGGCAACGAGACCAAGGCGTTCGACGGCGTGGCCGAGCTGCGGTTCGGGCCCAAGGCCGTGGGCTCGGCGCACCTGCTGCGCGCGTACTTCCTCAACGAGGCCAACCAGAAGTTCGACCCCAAGCGCAAGGACGACGTCGTCGACGTGGTGCTGGGCAACCAGTTCCAACAGCTCGCCACCACCACCGAGGTCAACCAGTCGCTCGGCGACCTGGGCGCACCGCAGGCGCCGACCGGCACCTGCCCGATGCCGATCGAGAAGTAG
- the dut gene encoding dUTP diphosphatase, which yields MTDVVPVPVRLLDPELPLPAYAHPGDAGADLVAAADVELPPGGRALVPTGVAVALPDGYVGLVHPRSGLAARLGVTVLNAPGTVDAGYRGEILVNLINHDRDTPAKISRGDRIAQLVVQRVARAEFRPVAELPESRRGTGGHGSTGGHAGLVPAPSGGQSEEVAG from the coding sequence GTGACAGACGTCGTACCCGTGCCCGTGCGGCTGCTCGACCCGGAGCTGCCACTGCCGGCGTACGCCCATCCCGGCGACGCCGGTGCGGACCTGGTGGCCGCCGCGGACGTCGAGCTGCCCCCCGGCGGCCGGGCCCTGGTGCCCACGGGCGTGGCGGTGGCGCTGCCGGACGGCTACGTCGGGCTGGTGCACCCCCGATCCGGACTCGCGGCCAGACTCGGCGTGACGGTGCTCAACGCGCCCGGTACGGTCGACGCCGGCTACCGGGGTGAGATCCTGGTCAACCTGATCAACCACGATCGGGACACGCCGGCCAAGATCAGCCGGGGTGACCGCATCGCGCAGCTCGTGGTCCAGCGGGTCGCCCGGGCCGAGTTCCGGCCGGTGGCCGAGCTGCCCGAGTCCCGGCGTGGCACGGGCGGGCACGGGTCCACCGGCGGGCACGCCGGGCTGGTCCCGGCGCCGTCCGGCGGGCAGAGCGAAGAGGTGGCAGGGTGA
- a CDS encoding DUF4193 domain-containing protein: MATDYDAPRRDEVDLGEDSLEELKARRVDSQSGAVDVDEAEVAESFELPGADLADEELTVKVLPMQQDEFRCARCFLVHHRSQLAVERNGDLICRECV, from the coding sequence ATGGCCACCGACTACGACGCCCCGCGTCGCGACGAGGTCGACCTCGGCGAGGACAGCCTGGAAGAGCTCAAGGCCCGGCGGGTCGACTCACAGTCGGGTGCCGTGGACGTCGACGAGGCCGAGGTGGCCGAGAGCTTCGAGCTGCCCGGCGCCGATCTGGCCGACGAGGAGCTCACGGTCAAGGTCCTCCCGATGCAGCAGGACGAGTTCCGGTGCGCCCGCTGCTTCCTGGTCCACCACCGCAGCCAGCTGGCGGTCGAGCGCAACGGCGACCTGATCTGCCGCGAGTGCGTCTGA
- a CDS encoding DUF3093 domain-containing protein, producing the protein MRQSSSPAAPTATAAPYAERLGLPWWAWPAGLAAAGLLAVELWMGATGVRAWLPFVLLIPAAVAALWWLGRIRVEVRDGELRVDDAHLPVRYVADVVPLDAAGRREVLGVGSDPLAFVVQRPWIGGAVQVVLDDPADPTPFWVVSTRHPVQLATALLAARDAA; encoded by the coding sequence GTGCGTCAGTCGTCATCTCCGGCCGCCCCGACGGCCACCGCCGCGCCGTACGCGGAGCGTCTCGGGCTGCCCTGGTGGGCCTGGCCGGCCGGGCTGGCCGCGGCCGGTCTGCTCGCGGTCGAGCTCTGGATGGGCGCGACCGGGGTGCGCGCCTGGCTGCCGTTCGTGCTGCTGATCCCCGCTGCGGTGGCCGCACTGTGGTGGCTGGGCCGGATCCGGGTCGAGGTGCGTGACGGCGAGCTGCGGGTCGACGACGCCCACCTGCCGGTGCGGTACGTCGCGGACGTGGTGCCGCTGGACGCGGCCGGCCGGCGCGAGGTGCTCGGCGTCGGCTCCGACCCGCTCGCCTTCGTGGTGCAGCGGCCGTGGATCGGTGGCGCGGTGCAGGTGGTGCTGGACGACCCGGCCGACCCGACGCCGTTCTGGGTGGTCAGCACGCGGCACCCGGTCCAGCTGGCGACCGCCCTGCTGGCCGCCCGCGACGCGGCCTGA